The following are encoded in a window of Vespula pensylvanica isolate Volc-1 chromosome 2, ASM1446617v1, whole genome shotgun sequence genomic DNA:
- the LOC122637459 gene encoding uncharacterized protein LOC122637459 — protein sequence MFAIRRAVQLVRYINVQNSVKFHHAFASLKAYSTNTQHEKCDLLKDDINKSSNETNDINKSINDKNDLNKSTNENGKEENKKVFAKIETKLQLIFICKKCNTQNNKIISKLAYQKGVVIIRCDGCKNNHLIADNLGWFSELGQHINIEKILTAKGETVRKIQYNAEGFLALPKEELNTQEEKGNPNDKSKNEIDSK from the coding sequence atgtTCGCAATACGACGAGCGGTACAATTAGTAAGATATATTAATGTACAAAATTCTGTTAAATTTCATCATGCATTTGCGTCCCTAAAAGCGTACTCCACAAATACGCAGCACGAAAAATGTGATCTTTTGAAagacgatattaataaatcaagtaacgaaacgaatgatattaataaatcaatcaacGACAAAAACGATCTTAATAAATCAACCAACGAAAATGGTaaggaagagaataagaaagtgtttgcaaaaatagaaacgaaacttcaattaattttcatttgtaaaaaatgcaatacacaaaacaataaaataatttcaaagttgGCATACCAAAAGGGTGTGGTAATAATACGCTGTGATGgttgtaaaaataatcatcTTATAGCTGATAATTTAGGATGGTTTAGTGAGTTAGGtcaacatataaatattgaaaaaatattaacagcAAAAGGAGAAACAGTTCGCAAGATACAATATAACGCTGAAGGATTTCTTGCTCTTCCAAAAGAAGAACTGAACactcaagaagaaaaaggaaatcctaatgataaatctaaaaatgaaatagattcAAAATAA
- the LOC122637453 gene encoding uncharacterized protein LOC122637453: MLVCCVNMEYDSESSCEGHLKDLEATEDPLELKEQQKGDRALHSCTTLPHHCFKDIPKQPNLSLHAAKKSLSTQVMEYYEKYSHSSNLDQYFSLPTSNIPAESVKYYYSVYELNSKLGNSRQDCIGEEYNLQAYVPRERRRWIRPPLIGQSSSTENSTLYIQPLANPQFLSPDLKHITPERISETKNGSQEVLLEGTERKIFSPTSSVASHKPLEWDSGADVGYFNSLPHNKHNNKKLSTIERMALARGCSAALRLDPEGTTESGVVGKGTTMQHNSKSLKAPKASSTLITENISESESEIEITPIMKNMLPGIITGNDIKSEEKCSPKRSKIKSLITQSSKEKDPNITLSKSSFTFKIPSVKYSTEGKKVINKENIHNENFCPTSTSLLKKSTSMNTIAASTSKDILKRSQSELNLYAKDKNKVTLPLIFNSTSSISTVVNKPATCDKVIQTSLNTFPQESVGIQVSVQEEEEKPPLPRRGTSLQKSLQSILKNPKNTYKIQNSRINSNDHKDNVAYTRKETKNKAYHSSSDVSQNGSTPLTPQLDDTENITGRVNSFEYFPGHIYENVLNGSGSHVSSVDTGESNSTFPNTSSSLSEKLWGDSDSLVRDLERSVNILKSLVDANKCDKQVKKRLIHHVVKRLITARYADDKIEHNLEDNVPWNPDDARQKVYQAEILHALTKKHSTTASSDNWKTSTKNCSIPKSMKNDQEITQETLASSNSDKFDGNTDRTEMDGRKARMGLRTDDCQQSSNIPTEADRSESSECFVPQQNQKGNKIKNTFCLKEKCKILQRNETTSTNSTPSDHNRMLLDAVVNRKTSTISSKSTENNTDWRFPTTLSERQFELKRCRNSNTGDLRLVSYAEMEKRNQLVWITNEISHLCNLKKLLEQPRRLERSKSSPRKSKSASFKTKPGHIMTHMEEKSVDTDSVCRDASNSRGNSIGEQWSSHCNLATCHSTDTEYTNNIQRTKKRNSSSQTATEVADAHSKTGGEIITTSKAQNTIKLVNTGVQTLHQEISTITTCTQNGTAHFTKCSIHKNLIHSPNKCKYINQGGQDEKDISQAISNTCLCCLQGQSQNPSIKNKCLQIPTNSDFAKEDSETSTELTRLSYTNSNSISSSQQTHCYMDKSKNQLKQKETKNQINASKSKYTQCNCQSTFKAHYNNCKCGINNINKKTIYQNTLPETCRIHTKQIPTMEIIGTTPFCELCRKRTYSACRSFCICQKQEKTSESTSPTINGCTCTKEVNDEIQTNMFTIRSDRSCLQDSRLVADCNNQQKIVNLCGCSNSCENKLESEIYMPNASHETCSNLKTEYNRRYHSESCSKAERHQIHTRPYCLINTEENETSLQPKVQTRIKCNCSKDCSCPNKIKEGDNNHRTKHNTESNDVNGFNVNDSNKNCKCCRTCGKVYENIRKCNCRQTYPKSVAYEISFTKENSQKNISTIKKMPLSNTINDAVKSDKCTCTSKKQTENKNDKKRTLQDYLSKNKPEFVNNAETRRQYVSEIAHLRQLRKEKRIQLLAMASTSNSIKLPKSFKPTVNVQKRITDAEIKERLRKRYRRLNEVRVKRRQQERQEETRRNKLMAKIFCKKLQQKVLRGQVDLSQSVSVISNL; this comes from the exons ATGCTTGTATGTTGTGTGAATATGGAATATGATTCTGAATCTAGTTGTGAAGGTCATTTAAAAGATTTAGAAGCGACAGAAGACCCTCTAGAATTGAAAGAACAGCAAAAAGGTGATAGAGCATTGCATTCTTGTACAACTTTACCCCACCACTGTTTTAAAGATATACCAAAGCAGCCAAACCTATCACTACATGCAGCCAAGAAGAGTCTTTCTACACAAGTAATggaatattacgaaaaatattcCCATAGTTCTAATTTGGATCAATACTTTTCATTACCTACATCCAATATACCTGCAGAATCTGTTAAGTATTATTACAGTGTTTATGAATTAAATTCTAAATTAGGTAATAGTAGGCAAGATTGCATTGgagaagaatataatttacaagcTTATGTTCCTAGAGAACGACGTAGATGGATAAGACCACCATTAATTGGTCAATCTTCAAGTACAGAAAATTCTACCCTATATATCCAACCATTGGCAAATCCACAATTTCTATCACCAGATTTAAAACACATCACACCAGAAAGAATTTCTGAAACAAAGAACGGAAGTCAAGAAGTACTTCTAGAAGGTACCGAAAGGAAGATATTTTCACCTACTTCCAGTGTTGCATCTCATAAGCCTTTGGAATGGGATAGTGGTGCAGATGTtggatattttaattctttacctcataataaacataacaataaaaaattaagtacTATAGAACGTATGGCATTAGCTAGAGGATGTTCTGCAGCTTTGAGATTAGACCCAGAAGGTACTACTGAATCTGGAGTAGTTGGAAAAGGCACAACAATGCAGCATAATTCAAAATCATTAAAAGCTCCAAAAGCAAGTTCTACTTTAAtaacagaaaatatttcagaatCAGAAAGTGAAATTGAAATCACTcctataatgaaaaatatgttgcCAGGCATAATTACAGgtaatgatataaaatcagaagaaaaatgttctccAAAAcgttctaaaataaaaagccTTATAACTCAAagttcaaaagagaaagatccaAATATAACTTTGTCAAAATcttcatttacatttaaaatacCTTCTGTAAAGTATTCaacagaaggaaaaaaagttataaataaagaaaatatacataatgaaaatttttgtcCAACTTCTACCTCTCTTTTAAAGAAGAGTACCTCCATGAATACAATAGCTGCATCAACTtctaaagatattttaaaaagaagtcAAAGTGAATTAAATCTGTatgcaaaagataaaaacaaggTAACTTTacctttaatttttaattcaacaTCTTCTATATCTACAGTTGTAAATAAACCTGCTACCTGTGATAAAGTCATACAAACAAGTTTAAATACATTTCCTCAAGAATCAGTTGGTATACAAGTATCtgttcaagaagaagaagaaaagccaCCTTTACCTAGAAGAGGAACTAGTTTGCAAAAATCATTACAGTCCATTTTAAAAAATCCAAAGAATACGTACAAAATCCAGAATTCCAGAATAAATAGCAATGATCATAAAGATAATGTTGCTTATAccagaaaagaaacaaaaaataaggcATATCACAGTAGCTCAGATGTTTCGCAAAATGGATCAACTCCTTTAACCCCTCAACTTGATGATACAGAAAATATTACTGGAAGAGTTAAtagttttgaatattttcccggtcatatatatgaaaatgttCTAAATGGAAGTGGCAGTCATGTTTCTTCTGTTGATACAGGAGAATCTAATTCAACTTTCCCTAACACTAGTTCTAGTTTAAGTGAAAAATTGTGGGGTGATTCTGACAGTTTAGTACGAGATTTAGAAAGAAGCGTTAATATACTAAAATCTTTAGTTGATGCCAATAAATGTGACAAACAAGTTAAAAAGCGATTGATACATCATGTCGTTAAAAGACTTATAACAGCCAGGTATGCTGATGATAAAATTGAACATAATTTAGAAGATAATGTACCATGGAATCCAGATGATGCTAGGCAAAAAGTCTATCAAGCTGAAATTTTACATGCTTTAACAAAAAAACATAGTACTACTGCTTCATCTGATAATTGGAAAACAAGTACAAAAAATTGTTCTATACCAAAGTCTATGAAAAATGATCAAGAGATAACACAGGAAACTTTAGCAAGTAGTAACAGTGATAAATTTGATGGAAATACAGATAGAACAGAAATGGATGGAAGAAAAGCAAGAATGGGTTTAAGAACTGATGACTGTCAGCAAAGTAGTAATATTCCAACAGAAGCAGATAGGAGTGAAAGTTCTGAATGTTTTGTTCCACAACAAAACCAGAAAGgcaataagataaaaaatacattttgcttgaaagagaaatgtaaaatattgcAACGGAATGAAACAACTTCTACAAATAGTACTCCGTCTGATCATAATAGAATGTTATTAGATGCTGTTGTAAACAGAAAAACTTCGACTATATCTAGTAAGAGTACTGAAAATAACACAGATTGGAGATTCCCAACTACATTATCAGAACGACAATTTGAATTAAAACGATGTCGGAATTCCAATACAGGAGATTTAAGATTAGTCAGTTATGctgaaatggaaaaaagaaatcaacttGTCTGGATAACAAATGAAATTAGTCACCTTTGTAACTTAAAAAA attACTGGAACAGCCACGAAGATTGGAAAGATCAAAAAGTTCACCAAGGAAATCAAAATCTGCATCGTTTAAAACGAAACCAGGACATATAATGACGCACATGGAAGAAAAATCTGTTGATACTGATTCTGTATGCAG GGATGCATCAAATTCAAGAGGAAACTCCATTGGAGAGCAATGGTCTTCTCATTGCAATTTAGCAACTTGTCACTCTACTGATACTGAGTatactaataatatacaacgcacaaaaaaacgaaatagttCATCGCAAACAGCTACCGAAGTAGCTGATGCCCATTCCAAAACAGGAGGAGAAATTATAACTACATCAAAGGCACAAAATACAATTAAGCTAGTTAATACAGGTGTACAAACGCTTCACCAGGAAATATCCACAATTACTACGTGCACACAAAATGGAACTGCACATTTTACTAAATGTTCGAtccataaaaatttgatacatTCACCAAATAAGTGCAAGTATATTAATCAGGGAGGACAAGATGAGAAAGATATTTCGCAAGCTATATCAAATACGTGTTTATGTTGTTTACAAGGCCAGTCTCAAAATccatcaataaaaaataaatgtcttCAAATTCCTACAAATTCTGATTTTGCAAAAGAAGATAGCGAGACAAGTACAGAATTGACAAGATTGTCATACACAAATAGTAATAGCATAAGTTCTTCCCAACAAACCCATTGTTATATGGATAAGAGCAAGAatcaattaaaacaaaaagaaactaaaaatcaaataaatgcTTCTAAATCAAAGTACACACAATGTAATTGTCAGTCTACATTTAAGGCTCATTATAACAATTGTAAATGTggcataaataatataaataagaagacAATATATCAGAATACATTACCTGAAACATGTCGAATACACACGAAACAAATACCTACAATGGAAATTATTGGTACTACTCCTTTTTGTGAGCTATGTCGTAAAAGGACTTATAGTGCATGTAGAAGTTTTTGCATTTgtcaaaaacaagaaaaaaccaGTGAAAGTACTTCCCCAACAATAAATGGATGTACATGTACAAAGGAAGTAAATGACGAAATACAAACTAATATGTTTACAATAAGATCTGATCGGAGCTGTCTTCAAGATAGTAGACTCGTAGCTGATTGTAATAACcaacaaaaaattgtaaatttatgtGGATGCTCGAATTCTTGCGAAAATAAGCTTGAAAGTGAGATTTATATGCCAAATGCGTCGCACGAAACTTGCTCGAATTTAAAGACTGAATATAACAGAAGATATCATTCTGAGAGCTGCTCAAAAGCAGAGCGACATCAAATACATACTCGACCTTATTGTCTAATTAATACAGAAGAGAATGAAACTTCTCTGCAACCAAAAGTACAAACTAGAATAAAATGCAACTGCAGTAAAGATTGTTCTTGccctaataaaattaaagaaggcGACAACAATCATAGAACAAAGCATAATACGGAATCAAATGATGTAAATGGATTTAATGTCAATGATtccaataaaaattgtaaatgctGCCGTACATGTGGCAAggtatatgaaaatatcagAAAATGTAATTGCCGTCAAACATATCCAAAGTCAGTGGCATATGAAATATCATTTACCAAGGAGAATagtcaaaaaaatattagcacCATAAAAAAGATGCCATTATCTAATACGATCAATGATGCAGTAAAATCGGATAAGTGTACCTGTACCAGTAAAAAGCaaacggaaaataaaaatgataagaagagGACTCTTCAG gATTATCTATCGAAGAACAAGCCAGAGTTTGTAAATAACGCTGAAACGCGTAGGCAGTACGTGTCCGAGATAGCGCACCTTCGACAActaaggaaagagaaacgtattcAATTACTTGCTATGGCTAGTACAtcgaattcgattaaattgcCTAAATCATTTAAACCAACag taaatgtacaaaaaagaattaccgacgcagaaataaaagaacgattaCGTAAACGTTACCGCAGACTGAACGAGGTACGGGTTAAGCGGCGACAGCAAGAAAGGCAAGAAGAAACACGTCGCAATAAGCTCATGGccaaaattttttgtaaaaagttACAGCAGAAAGTTTTGAGGGGCCAAGTGGATCTATCTCAAAGTGTCAGTGTAATATCCAATTTATAA